TAGAGAAGGGTAGTGAATAAAAATGAGTAAATATTTATATGACAGTAATGGAGCCTATATAGGCTCTTTTTTTGATGAAATAGAAAATCAAGATATATTGAAATCTTGTCCGGGAGGAATTATTTCAAATGAATTTTTTGAATATTCTAAAATAGAAAATGGGAAAATTATTTCTATGAATCAAGAGGAAATAGAAAAATTCAAATATTCAAAATATAAGAATAAAGAATATGAGTTAAAATCTAATGAAATAATAGAAAATGAATCAATTAAAGAAATTTCTCTTGGTGAATATGAATATATTAATGAAGGAGTATTAAAGTATGACTTTGAAAAGAAAAGGGAGTTTCTACTTAATAAAACTAAAACTTACGAACAAATTGAAAAAGAAAAGTCTTTCGAATTCAAGGGCTTCCTTCAACCTAATAGAGAATTAGAAGACCAAAGTTCGTTGATGAAAATTATCATGATGCTGCAAGCTACTAAGCAAAATCATTTTTCAAATTGGAAGATGAAAGATAATAACGGAAACGAGCATTACGTTGACTTAACCTTAAAAGAATTAATGGAAATGGCAATGATCATGTCCACACAGACTACTCAAGCAATGATTAAATGGTCAAAAATAAGAGAACAAATCAAAACAATGAACGAAGAGGAGTTGAAAACGTATGAACTTACAAGAGAATAATATATATGTAGTTGCTTATAAAGATAAGTTTACATTTTGGAGCGGACCAATAATGTGGTGGCTCGGTCATCCATATTCTCATATAGAAGTTTATAAAGATGGAGTACTTATAGGAATAAGTAATGATCAGCATGTGAGAAGGGTGCAGCAAGGATTGAACCCTAAAAAATGGGACATATTCAAATTAAATGTAGATGTTTCAGAGGGGTTAGAAACTTTCTACAAAGAAACTAGAGGTAAGAAATATGATTGGAAAGGGGTTATCTTAACTTGTATCTTTAATAGGAGAAGGCATAATCCAGATAAGTATACTTGTTCAGAATGGGTAGCGGAAATGCTTGATAAATCTTTAGATTTTCTTAATCCTAAAGATTATATTAATCTAATGCCTTACGATGTAATAGTGGCGTTAAAAAATAAAAATTTAATAGAAAAAGTAAATGTGGAAGGAGTGAGATTTCATGGCATATAATTTTAGCAAGAAGAGTTTAGAAAGACTTGAGGGCATACACCCATTATTAGTAAAAGTATTTAAGGAGGCTATTAAGGAGTCTCCTTTTGATTTTTTAATCACTCAAGGGGTTAGGACGGAAGAAGAACAGAATAGACTGTATCAACAAGGAAGAACTAAGCCGGGAAAAAAAGTTACAAATTGTGACGGTACAATTAAGAAGTCTAATCACCAGGCTAAAAAAGATGGGTTCGGTTATGCTATAGATATCGCTATTTATAACCCTAACATTCCTGGTAAGGTTGAATGGGACGCGAACAAATTAAGAATAGTAGCTAATCATATTAAAGAAGTAGCTAGAAAATTAGACGTTAAAGTAGAATGGGGAGGAGACTGGAGAAGTTTCAAAGATTACCCTCATTTCGAATTGAAATTGTAAGTAGTTCGGAAAACCCGAACAACTGAAA
This is a stretch of genomic DNA from Streptobacillus canis. It encodes these proteins:
- a CDS encoding M15 family metallopeptidase; this encodes MAYNFSKKSLERLEGIHPLLVKVFKEAIKESPFDFLITQGVRTEEEQNRLYQQGRTKPGKKVTNCDGTIKKSNHQAKKDGFGYAIDIAIYNPNIPGKVEWDANKLRIVANHIKEVARKLDVKVEWGGDWRSFKDYPHFELKL